One segment of Mycolicibacterium baixiangningiae DNA contains the following:
- a CDS encoding PhoH family protein, whose product MSSSSSRIDVPPDLVMGLLGSADENLRALEQLLAADVHVRGNALTLTGVPADVALAERVVSELVAIVSGGQALKPDTIRRSVAMLTGTGNESPAEVLTLDILSRRGKTIRPKTLNQKHYVDAIDKHTIVFGIGPAGTGKTYLAMAKAVSALQTKQVSRIILTRPAVEAGERLGFLPGTLSEKIDPYLRPLYDALHDMMDPELIPKLMSAGVIEVAPLAYMRGRSLNDAFIILDEAQNTTEEQMKMFLTRLGFGSKMVVTGDITQMDLSGGAESGLRAAMRILDNIGDISFAELTSADVVRHRLVSEIVDAYARFEEPEQLNRAQRRASSGRPRR is encoded by the coding sequence ATCAGCAGCAGCAGCAGCAGGATTGACGTGCCGCCCGACCTCGTCATGGGCCTGCTCGGCTCGGCCGACGAGAACCTGCGCGCGCTCGAGCAGTTACTGGCGGCTGACGTCCATGTGCGCGGCAACGCGCTCACCCTGACCGGTGTACCCGCCGACGTCGCCCTCGCCGAGCGCGTGGTCTCCGAACTGGTCGCCATCGTCTCGGGTGGCCAGGCGCTGAAACCGGACACGATCCGGCGCAGTGTCGCGATGCTCACCGGCACCGGCAACGAGTCCCCGGCAGAGGTGCTGACGCTCGACATCCTGTCGCGGCGTGGCAAGACGATCCGGCCGAAGACGCTCAACCAGAAGCACTACGTCGACGCGATCGACAAGCACACCATCGTGTTCGGGATCGGTCCCGCCGGCACCGGCAAGACCTATCTCGCGATGGCGAAGGCGGTCAGCGCGCTGCAGACCAAGCAGGTCAGCCGCATCATCCTCACCCGCCCCGCGGTGGAGGCCGGTGAGCGCCTCGGCTTCCTGCCCGGGACGCTGAGCGAGAAGATCGACCCCTATCTGCGGCCGCTCTACGACGCGCTGCACGACATGATGGACCCCGAGCTGATCCCGAAGCTGATGAGCGCCGGGGTGATCGAGGTGGCGCCGCTGGCGTACATGCGGGGCAGAAGCCTTAACGATGCGTTCATCATTCTCGACGAGGCGCAGAACACCACCGAGGAACAGATGAAGATGTTCCTCACCCGGCTGGGCTTCGGTTCGAAGATGGTCGTCACCGGTGATATCACCCAGATGGACCTGTCCGGCGGTGCCGAGTCGGGGCTTCGGGCGGCGATGCGGATCCTGGACAACATCGGTGACATCAGCTTCGCCGAACTCACCAGTGCCGACGTGGTCAGACACCGGCTGGTGTCCGAAATCGTCGACGCCTACGCCAGATTCGAGGAGCCCGAACAGCTCAACCGGGCCCAGCGGCGTGCGTCCAGCGGCCGGCCGCGGCGGTAG
- a CDS encoding type II toxin-antitoxin system VapB family antitoxin, producing MIFKGVRDGKPYPEHGLSYREWSRIPPRQIRLDEIVTTTTVLALDRLLSEDSTFYGDLFPHAVRWQGVIYLEDGLHRAVRSALRNRTVLHARLYDMDVPYTQQI from the coding sequence ATGATCTTCAAGGGTGTCCGCGACGGGAAGCCCTACCCCGAACACGGTCTGAGCTATCGGGAATGGTCCCGCATCCCGCCCCGGCAGATCCGCTTGGACGAAATCGTCACCACCACGACGGTGCTCGCGCTGGACCGGCTGCTCTCGGAGGATTCGACCTTCTACGGCGACCTCTTCCCGCACGCGGTGCGGTGGCAGGGCGTGATCTATCTCGAGGACGGGCTGCATCGCGCGGTGCGCTCGGCGCTTCGAAACCGCACGGTGCTGCACGCCCGGCTTTACGACATGGACGTGCCGTACACCCAGCAGATCTGA
- the hrcA gene encoding heat-inducible transcriptional repressor HrcA produces MGSADDRRFEVLRAIVADFVSTKEPIGSKTLVERHNLGVSSATVRNDMAVLEAEGYIAQPHTSSGRVPTEKGYREFVDRLDDVKPLSSAERRAILKFLESGVDLDDVLRRAVRLLAQLTRQVAIVQYPTLSTSTVRHLEVVALTPARLLLVVITDTGRVDQRIVELGDAIDEHELATLRDLLGQALEAKRLSAASVAVSDLASHLNGAPGMSHRLADAVGRSATVLVETLVEHTEERLLLGGTANLTRNTADFGGSLRSVLEALEEQVVVLRLLAAQQEAGKVTVRIGHETEAEQMAGTSVVTTAYGSSGKVYGGMGVVGPTRMDYPGTIANVAAVALYIGEVLGTR; encoded by the coding sequence ATGGGTAGTGCCGACGACCGTCGCTTCGAGGTGCTGCGTGCCATCGTTGCCGACTTCGTCTCCACCAAGGAGCCGATCGGTTCCAAGACGCTGGTAGAACGACACAACCTCGGGGTGTCCAGCGCGACGGTGCGCAACGACATGGCCGTATTGGAGGCCGAGGGGTACATCGCCCAGCCGCACACCAGCTCCGGACGGGTGCCCACCGAGAAGGGCTATCGCGAATTCGTCGACCGCCTCGACGACGTCAAGCCGCTGTCGTCGGCCGAGCGGCGCGCGATCCTGAAGTTCCTCGAAAGCGGTGTCGACCTCGACGACGTGCTGCGCCGCGCGGTCCGGCTGCTCGCGCAGCTGACCCGCCAGGTCGCGATCGTGCAGTACCCGACCCTGTCTACCTCCACGGTGCGCCATCTGGAGGTGGTCGCACTCACGCCGGCGCGGTTGCTGCTGGTGGTCATCACCGACACCGGACGCGTCGACCAGCGCATCGTTGAACTGGGCGACGCCATCGACGAACACGAGCTGGCGACCCTGCGCGATCTGCTGGGCCAGGCGTTGGAGGCCAAGCGCCTCTCGGCCGCGTCGGTGGCGGTGTCGGACCTGGCCTCGCACCTCAACGGGGCTCCAGGGATGTCCCACCGGCTCGCCGACGCCGTCGGACGCTCGGCGACGGTCCTCGTCGAGACGCTGGTCGAGCACACCGAGGAGCGGCTGCTGCTGGGTGGTACCGCGAATCTGACCCGCAACACTGCCGACTTCGGCGGCTCGTTACGTTCGGTCCTCGAAGCGCTCGAGGAGCAGGTGGTGGTGCTGCGGTTGCTCGCCGCCCAGCAGGAGGCGGGCAAGGTGACCGTCCGGATCGGTCACGAGACCGAGGCCGAACAGATGGCCGGCACCTCGGTGGTCACCACGGCATACGGCAGTTCGGGCAAGGTCTACGGCGGCATGGGTGTGGTGGGCCCCACTCGAATGGACTATCCGGGAACTATCGCTAATGTCGCGGCGGTTGCTCTCTACATCGGCGAGGTCCTGGGCACCCGATGA
- a CDS encoding 16S rRNA (uracil(1498)-N(3))-methyltransferase: MSRPLFYIDAVPEPGQLALLDGDEGFHAANVRRTRPGEHLDLGDGAGAVAHCLVEEVGKGRLTARVLERRIVAPPHPAVTVVQAIPKSDRSELAVELATEAGADAVVAWQAARCVARWDGAKVEKGVRRWSAVARSAARQSRRAHIPPVDGVVTTAELVRRVTSEVAGGATALVLHESATGPLTGLSLAGTTSLMLIVGPEGGIADDEVDALTAAGAVAVRLGPTVLRTSTAAAVGLGALGALTPRWQ; encoded by the coding sequence TTGAGTCGGCCGCTTTTCTACATCGACGCGGTTCCCGAGCCGGGACAGCTGGCACTCCTCGACGGTGACGAGGGCTTTCACGCCGCCAACGTGCGGCGCACCAGGCCCGGTGAGCACCTCGACCTCGGTGACGGCGCGGGTGCCGTGGCGCACTGTCTCGTCGAGGAGGTCGGCAAAGGCCGGCTGACCGCACGGGTGCTGGAGCGCCGGATCGTCGCGCCGCCTCACCCCGCCGTCACCGTCGTCCAGGCGATCCCCAAATCCGACCGTTCCGAACTCGCGGTCGAGCTGGCCACCGAGGCCGGGGCGGACGCGGTGGTGGCGTGGCAGGCCGCGCGCTGCGTAGCGCGCTGGGACGGCGCCAAGGTCGAGAAGGGTGTGCGGCGCTGGAGCGCGGTGGCCCGGTCGGCGGCCCGCCAGTCGCGGCGCGCCCACATTCCACCCGTCGACGGGGTGGTGACGACGGCCGAGTTGGTGCGGCGGGTGACCTCTGAGGTCGCCGGTGGTGCGACGGCGCTGGTGCTGCACGAATCCGCGACCGGACCGCTCACCGGGTTGTCGCTGGCGGGGACGACGTCGCTGATGCTGATCGTCGGGCCCGAGGGTGGTATCGCCGACGACGAGGTCGACGCGCTGACGGCGGCGGGGGCGGTGGCGGTGCGACTGGGTCCGACGGTGTTGCGCACCTCGACCGCGGCGGCCGTCGGGCTGGGTGCGTTAGGCGCGCTGACGCCGCGCTGGCAGTGA
- a CDS encoding amino acid adenylation domain-containing protein, which produces MTQTEAADAANAVEDVMALSPLQQGLYSMTMLTGPEHTDGDPYVIAMAADVTGTLDTDLLRRCAAAMLTRHPNLRASFFRGDLPRPVQVIPARVDVPWRHVTAQTAEEAAELEHRERTRPFDLGHGPVIRFLLIDMPGPRWRFAIVAHHIVIDGWSLPLFVGELMTLYRAGGELGALGGPPRPYRDYIGWLAGRDQDAGRALWTEHLAGLDGPTLLTPALSAVEPAPGLPRRTEVRLDAAATHRLTEAARSRSVTVNTLVQMAWAAMLSVFTDRRDVTFGMTVSGRPGELAGVETMVGLFINTVPLRVRLDPVNTVARQCLSLQRTAAALRDHSYLAHAELRSLAGVGEIFDSLLVYENFPPGGIVGGDHRFEADGATFIPAALESLSHFPVTIAAHMADEQLTVLVETLDGALGALTPQGVGQTLLDTVQRLITLWDRPLREVRISDDGPDQVEAPAAPAHGSGVHTAFTEAARRTPDAIAISWEGGALSYHEVDTAADRLAATLTVQGVKSETPVAVRLSRGPDYVIAMLGVLKAGGMIVPLDPAMAGERISEILRQTAAPVVVDDALLATVGAPDESWSPAAVAPGQAAYAVFTSGTTGLPKGVLGTHDAVLAYGDDHARHVLRPAAARLGRPLRIAHAWSFTFDAAWQPLVALFEGHSVHIIGDDVQRDAEALVDTIDRHGIDMIDTTPSMFAQLKAFGLLTRVPLTVLALGGEAVGSGTWRFIRDECARTGMTAYNCYGPTETTVEAVVAAFPQHPHSVIGLPTRHTRAYVLDAWLRPVPDGVAGELYLSGAQLTRGYLNRSGETSGRFVADPLQPGHRMYRTGDVVRRNADGALQYLGRSDDQVKIRGFRVEPGEVSAVLQTHPAVRAAHVAVRTHSSGPRLMAYAATAGTAVEVAELRRLLSTRLPRYLVPHHIAVVDELPLTAHGKIDDAALAAHDAAATGPAAAPETPTETALAEAVAELLGTAAVDVSADLLTLGMDSIVALSVVQAARRRGVALRARLMLECGSIRELAAAIDAEAGAEPASDAPEVAGLEPVPVLPNVHWLYEYGDPRRLAQTEAIPLPDGITADALRALFGTVLDCHEVLRARFDRTTMTLVPQADTSADELFSEVAVGGDLAAAVGEHTENAVQTLDPERGRMWSAVWLRPERGAGVLVLTAHVLAIDPASWRVVLGELDAAWHSLRAGRAPVPTREHTTYRRWSALLHERAHRLDTADFWAAQLDGADPELGARRIRPDTDRACDLAVSVAITDPDLTARLIASAEAMPALLATAAARTVTAWRRRRGQPTPAPLLALETHGRADSIVSDGADTGDTVGLLSAIYPVRVDPDTGPVEIPGDGIDFGLLRYLRPDTADRLSAYRPPQLLLNYLGRADVGGAGAFDVDKGLLHAVSVLPEPELAVRHEVTVMAAVLGESGAPVLATQWRTLPDVLSADDVAVLQSLWQDALQEVAP; this is translated from the coding sequence GTGACACAGACCGAGGCCGCAGACGCCGCCAACGCCGTCGAGGACGTGATGGCGTTGAGCCCCCTGCAGCAGGGGCTCTACTCGATGACGATGCTCACCGGCCCGGAGCACACGGACGGCGATCCCTACGTGATCGCGATGGCCGCCGACGTCACCGGAACTCTGGACACCGACCTGCTGCGCCGGTGCGCGGCGGCGATGCTGACCCGGCATCCCAACCTGCGGGCCAGCTTCTTCCGCGGCGACCTGCCCCGCCCCGTCCAGGTCATCCCCGCCCGCGTCGACGTGCCGTGGCGCCACGTCACCGCGCAGACCGCCGAGGAGGCCGCGGAGCTCGAGCACCGCGAGCGCACGCGCCCCTTCGACCTCGGACACGGACCGGTGATCCGTTTCCTGCTGATCGACATGCCCGGTCCGCGATGGCGGTTCGCGATCGTCGCCCATCACATCGTCATCGACGGCTGGTCGCTCCCGCTGTTCGTCGGCGAACTGATGACGCTCTACCGTGCGGGCGGGGAGCTGGGTGCGCTCGGCGGCCCGCCGCGGCCCTACCGGGACTACATCGGCTGGCTGGCCGGCCGCGACCAGGACGCCGGCCGGGCACTGTGGACCGAACACCTAGCCGGCCTCGACGGCCCGACGCTGCTGACTCCAGCGCTGTCGGCCGTCGAACCCGCGCCTGGACTGCCGCGGCGCACCGAGGTGAGGCTGGACGCCGCCGCCACCCACCGGCTGACCGAGGCGGCCCGCTCGCGCAGCGTCACCGTCAACACCCTGGTGCAGATGGCCTGGGCGGCAATGCTCTCGGTGTTCACCGACCGCCGCGACGTCACCTTCGGGATGACGGTCTCAGGACGCCCCGGTGAACTCGCCGGCGTCGAGACCATGGTCGGTCTGTTCATCAACACCGTGCCGTTGCGGGTACGGCTCGACCCGGTGAACACCGTTGCACGTCAGTGTCTTTCGCTGCAGCGCACCGCTGCCGCGCTGCGTGACCACAGCTATCTCGCGCACGCCGAGCTGCGCTCCCTTGCCGGTGTCGGTGAGATCTTCGACTCGCTCCTGGTGTACGAGAATTTCCCGCCGGGTGGGATCGTCGGCGGTGACCACCGGTTCGAGGCCGACGGCGCCACCTTCATCCCCGCGGCGCTGGAGAGCCTGTCGCACTTCCCGGTCACCATCGCCGCACACATGGCCGACGAGCAGTTGACCGTGCTGGTGGAGACCCTCGACGGCGCCCTGGGCGCCCTCACCCCGCAGGGCGTCGGACAGACCCTGCTGGACACCGTGCAGCGGCTGATCACGCTGTGGGACCGGCCGTTACGCGAGGTGCGCATCTCCGACGACGGCCCGGACCAGGTCGAGGCGCCCGCTGCGCCGGCCCACGGGTCCGGTGTGCACACCGCATTCACCGAGGCCGCGCGCAGGACGCCGGACGCGATCGCGATCAGCTGGGAGGGTGGCGCGCTCAGCTATCACGAGGTCGATACCGCCGCCGATCGGCTGGCCGCGACACTGACCGTTCAGGGCGTGAAGTCGGAAACCCCGGTGGCCGTCCGGCTTTCGCGCGGTCCCGACTACGTCATCGCCATGCTCGGGGTGCTCAAGGCGGGCGGCATGATCGTCCCGCTCGACCCCGCGATGGCCGGTGAGCGCATCAGCGAGATCCTGCGCCAGACCGCGGCCCCCGTCGTCGTCGACGATGCGCTGCTGGCCACCGTCGGAGCACCCGACGAGTCGTGGTCACCGGCAGCGGTCGCCCCTGGACAGGCCGCCTACGCGGTGTTCACCTCCGGCACCACGGGGCTACCCAAGGGCGTCCTCGGCACCCACGACGCGGTGCTGGCCTACGGCGACGACCACGCTCGGCATGTGCTGCGCCCGGCCGCCGCCCGCCTCGGCCGACCGCTGCGCATCGCGCACGCCTGGTCGTTCACCTTCGACGCCGCGTGGCAGCCGCTGGTCGCGCTGTTCGAGGGCCATTCGGTGCACATCATCGGCGACGACGTTCAACGCGACGCCGAGGCGCTGGTCGACACCATCGACCGGCACGGCATCGACATGATCGACACGACCCCGTCGATGTTCGCTCAGCTCAAGGCTTTCGGATTGCTGACACGGGTGCCGCTGACGGTGCTGGCCCTCGGCGGCGAAGCGGTGGGCAGCGGTACGTGGCGGTTCATCCGCGACGAATGCGCACGCACCGGTATGACCGCGTACAACTGCTACGGGCCCACCGAGACGACCGTGGAGGCCGTCGTCGCCGCGTTCCCACAGCATCCGCATTCGGTGATCGGTCTGCCGACCCGTCACACCCGCGCCTACGTACTCGACGCGTGGCTGCGTCCGGTGCCCGACGGGGTGGCGGGGGAGTTGTACCTGTCCGGGGCCCAGCTCACCCGCGGCTACCTGAACCGCTCAGGCGAGACGTCCGGTCGGTTCGTCGCCGATCCGCTCCAGCCCGGACACCGGATGTACCGCACCGGCGACGTGGTGCGACGCAACGCCGACGGCGCCCTGCAGTATCTGGGCCGCAGCGACGATCAGGTCAAGATCCGCGGTTTCCGCGTCGAACCGGGCGAGGTGAGCGCGGTGCTGCAGACCCACCCCGCCGTGCGCGCCGCGCACGTCGCCGTCCGCACCCATTCCAGCGGACCGAGGCTGATGGCGTACGCGGCCACCGCGGGCACCGCCGTGGAGGTCGCCGAGCTGCGCCGCCTGCTCAGTACCCGGCTTCCGCGCTACCTCGTCCCACACCACATCGCGGTCGTCGACGAACTGCCGCTGACAGCTCACGGCAAGATCGACGACGCGGCCCTGGCGGCCCACGACGCCGCCGCGACGGGACCGGCGGCCGCACCCGAGACCCCCACCGAGACGGCACTGGCCGAGGCGGTCGCCGAACTGCTCGGGACCGCGGCGGTGGACGTGAGCGCCGACCTGCTCACCCTCGGGATGGACAGCATCGTGGCGCTCTCGGTCGTGCAGGCCGCCCGTCGCCGCGGCGTCGCGCTGCGCGCCCGGCTGATGTTGGAATGCGGCTCGATCCGCGAACTCGCCGCCGCGATCGACGCGGAGGCGGGCGCGGAACCCGCATCGGACGCACCCGAAGTGGCCGGGCTGGAGCCGGTTCCGGTGCTGCCCAACGTGCACTGGCTCTACGAGTACGGCGACCCGCGCCGGCTGGCGCAGACCGAGGCGATTCCGCTGCCCGACGGCATCACCGCCGACGCGCTGCGCGCCCTGTTCGGCACCGTCCTCGACTGTCACGAAGTGCTGCGCGCGCGATTCGACCGCACCACCATGACGCTTGTGCCACAAGCGGATACGTCCGCCGACGAGCTGTTCTCGGAGGTCGCGGTGGGCGGTGACCTCGCCGCCGCGGTGGGCGAGCACACCGAGAACGCCGTGCAGACACTGGATCCCGAACGCGGCCGGATGTGGTCGGCGGTGTGGCTGCGCCCGGAGCGGGGCGCGGGTGTGCTCGTGCTGACCGCGCACGTGCTGGCGATCGATCCGGCGTCGTGGCGGGTCGTCCTCGGTGAGCTCGACGCCGCCTGGCACTCGCTTCGGGCGGGGCGCGCGCCCGTGCCGACGCGTGAACACACCACCTACCGCCGGTGGTCGGCGCTCCTGCACGAGCGGGCCCACCGCCTCGACACCGCCGACTTCTGGGCGGCACAACTCGACGGCGCCGACCCGGAGCTCGGAGCGCGCCGTATACGGCCGGACACCGACCGCGCCTGCGATCTCGCGGTCAGCGTCGCGATCACCGACCCCGACCTCACCGCGCGGCTGATCGCCTCAGCGGAAGCCATGCCGGCGCTGCTGGCCACGGCGGCGGCGCGCACGGTGACCGCCTGGCGCCGGCGACGCGGACAACCCACCCCTGCACCGCTGCTGGCACTCGAGACACACGGCCGCGCCGACAGCATCGTCAGCGACGGCGCCGACACGGGTGACACCGTCGGACTGCTCAGCGCGATATATCCCGTCCGCGTCGACCCCGACACCGGGCCGGTCGAGATCCCCGGCGACGGAATCGATTTCGGCCTGCTGCGGTATCTGCGGCCCGACACCGCCGACCGGTTGTCCGCCTACCGGCCACCGCAGCTCCTGCTGAACTACCTGGGCCGTGCCGACGTGGGCGGCGCCGGGGCGTTCGACGTCGACAAGGGACTCCTGCACGCGGTGTCGGTGCTGCCCGAACCGGAACTGGCCGTCCGTCACGAGGTGACCGTGATGGCTGCCGTCCTCGGCGAGTCCGGTGCACCCGTACTGGCCACCCAGTGGCGGACGCTGCCCGACGTGCTGTCCGCCGACGACGTCGCCGTCCTGCAGTCTCTGTGGCAGGACGCGCTGCAGGAGGTCGCCCCATGA
- a CDS encoding MbtH family protein, translated as MSTNPFDDDNGTFYVLVNDEEQHSLWPTFADVPAGWRVVYGEATRADCLAYVEENWTDLRPRTLREAMTSD; from the coding sequence GTGAGCACCAATCCATTCGATGACGACAACGGCACCTTTTACGTGTTGGTGAACGATGAGGAGCAGCACAGCCTGTGGCCCACGTTCGCCGACGTGCCCGCGGGTTGGCGCGTCGTCTACGGCGAGGCCACGCGTGCGGACTGCCTGGCCTACGTCGAGGAGAACTGGACCGATCTGCGGCCGCGCACCCTGCGCGAGGCCATGACGTCGGACTGA
- the mbtG gene encoding NADPH-dependent L-lysine N(6)-monooxygenase MbtG: MTATLAVIGAGPKAVAVAAKAAELRNMGVDAPEVVAVERTAVGANWTAAGGWTDGQHRLGTSPEKDIGFPYRSALVPRRNAELDERMTRHSWQAYLVATSQFAEWIDRGRPAPNHHRWAAYLRWVADAIGMDVVHGEVERMSVGGRGWELRTRDSTVVADAVMITGPGQAERTLLPGHPRVMSIADFWRRAAGHELIVAERVAMIGGGETAASMLNELFRHRVSTITVISPQVTLFTRGEGFFENTLFSDPTGWTGLTLTERRDAMFRTDRGVFSARVQEALLADDRIRHLRGRVAHAVPRDGRIRLTLHTERGGERVETVHGFDLVIDGQGADPLWFMPLLGQDARDLLELGLGGPLTGELLQESIGHDLAVAGVAPKLFLPGLAGLNQGPGFPNLSCLGLLSDRVLGADLGAATAKTNRRNSEHQSIR; the protein is encoded by the coding sequence ATGACCGCCACACTGGCCGTGATCGGTGCCGGCCCCAAGGCCGTCGCCGTCGCCGCGAAGGCGGCCGAGCTGCGCAACATGGGCGTCGACGCACCAGAGGTGGTGGCGGTCGAACGCACTGCGGTGGGGGCGAACTGGACCGCCGCAGGCGGGTGGACCGACGGACAGCACCGCCTGGGCACCAGCCCGGAGAAGGACATCGGTTTCCCGTACCGCTCCGCGCTCGTGCCGCGGCGCAACGCCGAACTCGACGAGCGGATGACCCGGCACAGCTGGCAGGCCTACCTCGTCGCCACCTCGCAGTTCGCCGAGTGGATCGACCGCGGCAGGCCGGCGCCGAACCACCACAGGTGGGCGGCCTACCTGCGCTGGGTCGCCGACGCCATCGGTATGGACGTGGTGCACGGCGAGGTGGAACGCATGTCGGTTGGCGGTCGGGGCTGGGAGTTGCGCACCCGGGACTCGACCGTCGTCGCCGACGCGGTGATGATCACCGGACCCGGCCAGGCCGAACGGACATTGCTGCCGGGCCATCCGCGGGTCATGTCGATCGCTGACTTCTGGCGCCGCGCCGCCGGGCACGAACTGATCGTCGCCGAGCGCGTCGCGATGATCGGCGGTGGCGAGACCGCCGCGTCGATGCTCAATGAGCTTTTCCGGCACCGTGTTTCGACGATCACGGTGATCTCGCCACAGGTCACGCTGTTCACCCGGGGGGAAGGGTTCTTCGAGAACACGTTGTTCTCCGACCCCACCGGCTGGACGGGCCTGACGCTCACCGAGCGTCGCGACGCGATGTTCCGCACGGACCGCGGCGTGTTCTCCGCCCGTGTGCAGGAGGCGCTGCTGGCCGACGACCGCATCCGGCACCTGCGTGGCCGCGTCGCGCACGCGGTGCCGCGCGACGGGCGGATCCGGCTGACCCTGCACACCGAGCGGGGCGGTGAACGCGTCGAGACCGTGCACGGTTTCGACCTGGTGATCGACGGTCAGGGCGCCGACCCGCTGTGGTTCATGCCCCTGCTCGGCCAGGACGCACGCGACCTCCTCGAACTCGGACTGGGCGGGCCGCTGACCGGCGAACTGCTGCAGGAGTCGATCGGACACGACCTCGCCGTGGCGGGCGTCGCGCCGAAACTGTTCCTGCCCGGCCTGGCCGGGCTGAACCAGGGACCCGGCTTCCCCAACCTCAGCTGCCTCGGCCTGCTGTCCGACCGCGTCCTCGGTGCGGATCTCGGGGCGGCCACCGCGAAGACGAACAGGAGAAACAGTGAGCACCAATCCATTCGATGA
- a CDS encoding DUF998 domain-containing protein, with protein sequence MTPRPRAAASAWILGAAAYLTAEASAAAAFRPTYSYARDYISDLGVPGQPLAALMNVAFAAQGCLFLLGAVLAAGRRHHRPLLAFAAANAVGNLLVATVHAGDGALHLVGAALAIAGGNAAAIAGASLHPGARYRLVSRLLGVAGLVSLTALVVQAWAGVEVLPAPVWERASVYPILAWQLCAATAMLRASLPARRQRA encoded by the coding sequence ATGACCCCTCGACCCCGTGCCGCAGCGAGCGCGTGGATCCTCGGCGCGGCGGCATATCTGACCGCCGAGGCGTCCGCCGCCGCCGCATTCCGGCCGACCTACAGCTACGCCCGCGACTACATCAGCGACCTGGGCGTGCCCGGCCAACCGCTCGCGGCCCTGATGAACGTGGCATTCGCCGCCCAGGGGTGCCTCTTCCTTCTGGGCGCGGTGCTGGCGGCGGGCCGGCGTCACCACCGCCCACTACTGGCGTTCGCGGCGGCCAATGCCGTCGGCAACCTGCTGGTCGCGACCGTGCACGCGGGCGACGGCGCGCTGCATCTGGTCGGGGCGGCTCTCGCGATCGCCGGGGGCAACGCGGCGGCCATCGCCGGCGCGTCGCTACACCCCGGGGCCCGCTATCGGCTGGTCTCCCGGCTGTTGGGCGTGGCCGGACTGGTCAGCCTCACCGCGCTGGTGGTGCAGGCATGGGCCGGCGTCGAGGTGCTGCCCGCACCGGTGTGGGAACGTGCGAGCGTCTACCCCATCCTGGCGTGGCAGCTGTGCGCCGCCACCGCGATGCTGCGCGCCTCACTGCCAGCGCGGCGTCAGCGCGCCTAA
- the dnaJ gene encoding molecular chaperone DnaJ has product MARDYYGLLGVSKGASDQEIKRAYRKLARELHPDVNPDEEAQARFKEISAAYEVLSDPEKRRIVDLGGDPLESAASNGGGFGGGFGGLGDVFEAFFGGGGGSRGPIGRVRPGSDSLLRMRLDLSECATGVTKQVTVDTAVLCDLCHGKGTHGDSTPTACDTCGGRGEIQTVQRSLLGQVMTTRPCPVCGGVGEVIPDPCHRCGGDGRVRARREISVKIPAGVGDGMRVRLAAQGEVGPGGGPAGDLYVEVHEKPHDVFVRDGDDLHCTVSVPMVDAALGTTVSVEDILGGPIELTVAAGTQPGAVTTMRGHGMPHLRSGVRGDLHAHIDVVVPSRLDHTDIELLRQLKEHRDRDVAEVRTSSSPASSNAGGLFSRLRETFTGR; this is encoded by the coding sequence GTGGCACGCGATTATTACGGCCTGCTCGGGGTGAGCAAGGGCGCGAGCGATCAGGAGATCAAACGCGCCTATCGCAAGCTGGCTCGCGAGCTGCACCCCGACGTCAATCCCGACGAGGAGGCGCAGGCCCGGTTCAAGGAGATCAGCGCCGCCTACGAGGTGCTGTCCGATCCGGAGAAGCGGCGCATCGTCGATCTCGGCGGTGATCCGCTGGAGAGTGCGGCCTCCAATGGGGGCGGCTTCGGCGGGGGATTCGGCGGCCTCGGCGACGTGTTCGAGGCGTTCTTCGGCGGCGGCGGCGGTTCGCGCGGACCCATCGGGCGGGTCCGGCCCGGCTCGGACTCCCTGCTGCGGATGCGTCTCGACCTGAGCGAATGTGCGACCGGTGTGACCAAGCAGGTCACCGTCGACACCGCCGTGCTGTGCGACCTGTGCCACGGCAAGGGCACCCACGGTGACTCCACCCCGACGGCGTGTGACACCTGCGGCGGCCGCGGCGAGATCCAGACCGTCCAGCGGTCCCTGCTGGGTCAGGTGATGACGACGCGGCCGTGCCCGGTGTGCGGTGGCGTCGGCGAAGTGATCCCCGACCCGTGCCACCGCTGCGGCGGCGACGGCCGTGTGCGCGCCCGGCGCGAGATCAGCGTCAAGATCCCGGCCGGGGTCGGTGACGGGATGCGTGTGCGGCTGGCCGCCCAGGGTGAGGTCGGGCCCGGTGGCGGTCCTGCGGGTGACCTCTACGTCGAGGTTCACGAGAAGCCGCACGACGTCTTCGTCCGCGACGGCGACGACCTGCACTGCACGGTGTCGGTGCCGATGGTCGACGCCGCACTGGGCACCACGGTCAGCGTCGAGGACATCCTCGGCGGCCCGATCGAACTGACCGTCGCGGCCGGTACCCAGCCCGGTGCGGTGACGACGATGCGCGGGCACGGAATGCCGCACCTGCGGTCAGGTGTGCGTGGCGATCTGCACGCCCACATCGACGTGGTGGTGCCGTCCCGGCTCGACCACACCGACATCGAGCTGCTGCGCCAGCTCAAGGAGCATCGCGACCGCGATGTCGCCGAGGTACGCACCAGCAGCTCGCCCGCGTCGTCGAACGCCGGAGGCCTGTTCAGCCGACTGCGCGAGACGTTCACCGGCCGCTGA